The genomic region CATATTGACAAATGCGCGAGGCGGACCCGTGCTTACAATCAGTTCGACCTGCGTCCCCTGGGCGACTTTTTCGCCAGCTTTGGGTTTGTGGTCGATAATATTGCCTTCTTTTATTTCTGAAGATGATATTTCGGTGATTTTACCGACGGTCAAATCCGCCTGTGCAATCCACAATTGAGCCTGTCGCAGAGGGCGGTTGCGAAGATCGGGTACGACGTGGAGACGCTGTCCCAAACTCGGCGCGACATAGACCGTGCGATTGGGTTTTACGTGCGAGAGGGCAGACGGATTTTGCCATACAATTTGTCCTGCAGGTACAGAAGCATCCCAGCGCGGTTCTCGCTCTTTCATGCGCAGGTCCTTGTCTTGCAATTGCGCCTGCGCCTGTGAAGGGGTAAGCCCGATGAGGTCGGGAACGGCGACTTCTACGCCTTGCCGCACATAGATCGGCATTGCAATTTGATCGATTACAATCAATCCGATTATTGCCGTAAATATGGCACACGCCCCAAAAAGGGCGATTTCGCGCAAAATTTTCAAGGCCAAATTCATGGTCCCAAAATAGCCGAAGGCCCAAATCCTGTCAAGCGCGGATACCTTAAGACAGGGTTAATGCTCATAGATTACTGAAGCGCGGTGCGTGATTCCCAGTACTGTATGCCATACTGCGGCATAGTCAATCACAAAGCCATTTTTTCGCAGGCCAAACCCCGCGCTCAATCGTTCTGGGCGGCTACCTGCACCTGTGCGTAGCACGAGTTGGGGGTGGATATGATACATCACCCCAATGCCCGCCCCTGTGGGGAAATTCGCTTCTTTCTGTATATCTGCTACCAGCGCGACCTGCGGCATGGCGACAATGCCCATTCCCACGGTGCCACCCTGTCCCAAAAGCGATGTGTGCCTGCTACCTGCATTCCAGATTGCTGCGCCCAGAAAGACGTTTTCGCGCATTTGCAATCTTATCCCGGCGTCAAATACCATCCAGTGTTGTGTGGGTATTCCCGCTGTGCTCAGTTGTAAGGCGCGTATGCCGAGGCCCAGGCTCAGTTGTTGAAATACGCGCAGTCCATAAGCGAGACCAAATACCTGTTCTTTGTATAGCGCAAATCCAAATCCCGTATATCTCGCGCCCAGGCCGTGAGGTCCAATCTTCAGACCAGCACTGAACGCATGGGTTGCCAGTTCGGCTATTCCAAAGGGCCGATCATACGTGCCAAACAAGCTTATTCGCTTGCCCCAGGCCAATGCCGCGGGATTCCAAAATGCGCCTGCAGCACCGGTTGCGAGTGCCACGCCTGCATCGCCAGCACCTGAGGTATGGGCACCAATGGGTTGAAATTCGAAGGCTGCGTGAGCCGACGAAGGGAGGAGTGCGAAAAGTACAATCTGGCAATACTTTGTTCGCAAAATGCGGAATAGTGGGTTGAGAAATATTTGATCTGACATGTGAGACCATGTGTGGAATGGGTTAGGGATGCGCGTTTTTCGCAGTTTATCTGCAAATGACATGCCAGAAATCTATATTTTTTTAACATGTTGATATTACACGTCAGAATCTGTTTATTCTCGGTTAGAACAGGCGGGTACCTGTTGGTAGCTATGCGACAGAATATTTCAATCTGTCGCTTGTTATTAGACAAAAAACTTTTTCAATTGAGGGCGTTGATCGCGGTTGATTTATGGGAAAAAAGAAACGATATTTTGTTTGTCCGATTTCTACAAATCTTTGCTGGGGGAGAGAAGATTATGGCTTATTTTACCGATAAAGAAAAATTGCATTTCAAAGAACAGGGGTATGTTGTCAAACGCGATGTGGTACCG from Gemmatimonadota bacterium harbors:
- a CDS encoding PASTA domain-containing protein, with protein sequence MALKILREIALFGACAIFTAIIGLIVIDQIAMPIYVRQGVEVAVPDLIGLTPSQAQAQLQDKDLRMKEREPRWDASVPAGQIVWQNPSALSHVKPNRTVYVAPSLGQRLHVVPDLRNRPLRQAQLWIAQADLTVGKITEISSSEIKEGNIIDHKPKAGEKVAQGTQVELIVSTGPPRAFVNMPRVTELKLDEARRLLLSLGLQPNNIRYEFSTAYEPDIVIRQEPESGTPIKRGSPVLLIVSKL